One Peromyscus leucopus breed LL Stock chromosome 4, UCI_PerLeu_2.1, whole genome shotgun sequence genomic region harbors:
- the LOC114686041 gene encoding olfactory receptor 50-like, whose protein sequence is MRSTKNQSSASEFILLGLPIRPEDQGMYSALFLALYLITVLGNLLIILLIRLDSHLHTPMYFFLSHLAFTDISFSSVTSPKMLMNMLTHSQSISYAGCISQVYFFLFFADLDSFLLTSMAYDRYVAICHPLHYTRIMSQSVCILLVIASWFLSFAGALVHTVLLAHLSFFRGNTLHHFFCDLSALIKLSSSDTSINELVILIVGSLVITVPFICILVSYGRIGATILRTPSIKGICKALSTCGSHLSVVSLYYGAIIGLYFVPSSNNTNDKDVIVAVLYTMVTPMLNPFIYSLRNRDMKGALKNMLARATFSM, encoded by the coding sequence ATGAGGAGCACAAAGAATCAGAGTAGTGCATCTGAGTTCATCCTCCTGGGGCTCCCCATCCGGCCAGAGGACCAAGGCATGTACTCTGCCCTGTTCCTGGCCTTGTACCTGATAACAGTACTGGGGAACCTGCTCATCATCCTGCTCATCAGGCTGGACTCTCACCtccacacccccatgtacttcttcctcagccacTTGGCCTTCACAGATATCTCTTTCTCATCAGTCACATCTCCAAAGATGCTCATGAATATGCTGACACACAGTCAGTCCATCTCATATGCTGGGTGCATTTCCCAAgtgtattttttcctattttttgcaGATCTTGAcagctttcttctgacctctatggcctatgacaggtatgtggccatctgccaccCTCTCCACTACACCAGAATCATGAGTCAGAGTGTCTGTATCTTACTAGTCATCGCATCCTGGTTCTTATCATTTGCTGGTGCCCTTGTTCACACTGTCCTCCTAGCTCATCTCTCTTTCTTTAGAGGTAACACTCTCCACCACTTCTTCTGTGATCTCTCTGCTTTAATTAAGTTGTCTAGCTCAGACACCTCCATCAATGAGCTGGTCATCCTCATTGTGGGATCACTAGTCATCACTGTGCCGTTCATATGCATCCTGGTCTCTTACGGCCGCATTGGAGCCACCATCCTGAGAACTCCCTCCATCAAAGGAATCTGCAAAGCCTTATCCACATGTGGCTCTCACCTCTCTGTGGTTTCTCTCTATTATGGAGCCATTATCGGGCTATATTTTGTCCCCTCATCTAACAACACTAATGACAAAGATGTCATTGTGGCTGTGTTGTACACTATGGTCACACCCATGCTGAATCCCTTTATCTACAGTCTGAGGAATAGGGATATGAAAGGAGCTTTGAAGAATATGCTTGCAAGAGCAACTTTTTCCATGTGA